Proteins found in one Aneurinibacillus uraniidurans genomic segment:
- a CDS encoding O-sialoglycoprotein endopeptidase: MDVVLGIDTSNYRTSLCLVDRQGRIVAEEKELLTVEAGERGLQQSTALFQHVKRLPELARRMVVDGSRVVAVAVSRTPRPTEGSYMPVFLAGEMAAELMASFFHVPLYGTSHQEGHIAAGEYTADRPLEAEQFLAVHLSGGTSELLTCTRTESGYAIELLGGTNDLHAGQLIDRVGVALGLPFPAGPYLEKLAQQADELDEAFTVPSSVKAYDFSFSGPESALLRAIEQGVAAPLVARAAEVCIAATLEKVLRRAVEHGCAKDIMIVGGVSANTYIRERLRRRLEHPAVKARLYFANPAYAGDNAFGVARIGLMQYEKTNNN, encoded by the coding sequence ATGGACGTTGTTCTCGGTATCGATACGAGCAACTACCGCACGTCGCTTTGCCTGGTAGATCGGCAAGGGCGGATTGTAGCAGAAGAGAAGGAGCTGCTTACAGTCGAAGCGGGGGAACGTGGTCTCCAGCAGTCGACGGCGCTGTTCCAGCATGTGAAGCGCCTGCCTGAATTAGCTCGCCGCATGGTGGTAGATGGTTCGCGGGTGGTCGCTGTTGCGGTCAGCCGGACGCCACGCCCGACAGAAGGAAGCTATATGCCAGTCTTTCTTGCCGGAGAAATGGCAGCAGAATTGATGGCGAGCTTCTTTCATGTTCCGCTGTACGGCACTTCACATCAGGAGGGGCATATTGCGGCTGGAGAATATACGGCTGATCGCCCGCTTGAGGCAGAGCAATTTCTGGCCGTTCATCTATCAGGTGGCACAAGTGAGCTGCTGACCTGTACACGTACAGAGTCGGGCTACGCGATTGAACTGCTTGGTGGCACGAATGATCTGCATGCTGGGCAGCTGATTGATCGTGTTGGTGTAGCACTTGGTCTTCCATTTCCAGCTGGCCCTTATTTGGAGAAGCTGGCCCAGCAGGCGGATGAGCTGGACGAAGCGTTTACTGTTCCGTCTTCTGTTAAAGCATACGACTTTAGCTTTTCTGGTCCAGAATCTGCTTTGCTGCGGGCGATTGAGCAGGGAGTGGCGGCACCGCTTGTCGCACGTGCGGCAGAAGTGTGTATTGCAGCTACATTGGAGAAAGTGCTTCGTCGTGCGGTAGAGCATGGTTGTGCAAAAGATATTATGATCGTTGGCGGTGTGTCTGCGAATACATACATCCGTGAGCGTCTGCGCCGCAGACTTGAACATCCGGCTGTCAAAGCCCGTCTTTATTTTGCTAATCCAGCGTATGCGGGAGATAATGCATTTGGCGTAGCACGTATCGGGTTGATGCAGTATGAAAAGACGAACAATAATTGA
- the folD gene encoding bifunctional methylenetetrahydrofolate dehydrogenase/methenyltetrahydrofolate cyclohydrolase FolD has product MSAHVIVGTEVAADIRAALKAEVAQLKEQGIHPGLAVILVGEDPASHSYVKGKEKGCEEVGIYSEVVRRDASITEEELLSLVRGFNENPNIHGILVQLPLPKHISEKAVIDTISPAKDVDGFTPINVGNMMIGDECFLPCTPHGVIELIKRSGQEISGKHAVVVGRSNIVGKPVSMLLLQENATVTIAHSRTKDLASITKQADILVVAVGRAGMIGPEHVRDGAIVIDVGVNRNDAGKLVGDVKFDEVKEIASYITPVPRGVGPMTITMLLKNTVESAKRHAGQK; this is encoded by the coding sequence ATGTCAGCACATGTTATTGTAGGAACGGAAGTAGCAGCGGATATTCGTGCAGCATTAAAAGCAGAGGTAGCGCAGTTAAAAGAACAGGGTATTCATCCGGGGCTTGCTGTAATTCTTGTCGGGGAAGATCCGGCTTCACACTCGTATGTAAAAGGAAAAGAAAAAGGCTGTGAGGAAGTTGGCATTTATTCCGAAGTCGTGCGCCGTGACGCTTCGATTACAGAAGAAGAACTGTTGAGCCTGGTGCGTGGATTTAATGAGAACCCGAACATTCATGGTATTCTGGTTCAACTCCCGCTGCCAAAACATATTTCTGAAAAGGCAGTCATTGATACAATCAGTCCGGCTAAAGATGTGGATGGCTTTACTCCGATTAATGTCGGCAATATGATGATTGGAGACGAATGCTTCCTTCCATGCACGCCGCATGGTGTTATTGAACTGATTAAGCGTTCTGGTCAGGAAATTTCCGGTAAGCATGCTGTTGTCGTAGGTCGAAGCAATATTGTAGGAAAACCAGTTTCTATGTTATTATTGCAAGAAAATGCGACGGTTACGATTGCACACTCACGCACGAAAGATCTTGCTTCCATCACGAAGCAGGCAGACATTCTCGTCGTGGCTGTTGGACGAGCTGGCATGATTGGACCTGAGCATGTACGGGACGGTGCTATCGTAATTGATGTCGGCGTAAACCGTAATGACGCAGGCAAGCTGGTTGGCGATGTGAAATTCGACGAAGTGAAAGAAATTGCTAGCTACATTACGCCAGTGCCGCGCGGCGTTGGACCGATGACGATTACGATGCTGTTGAAAAATACAGTAGAGTCAGCGAAGCGTCATGCGGGACAGAAATAA
- the xseA gene encoding exodeoxyribonuclease VII large subunit, which yields MNESREIFSVKQLTRYIKDRIEFDDVLQNVWVQGELSNFVHHSRGHMYFTVKDEESKIKGVMFAGHNRYLKFLPKNGTRVLLRGSVSVYERDGQYQLYVKEMQPDGIGSLYLAYEQLKERLMKEGLFDSVHKRPLPAYPHTVGVITSPTGAAVRDIITTIQRRYPLARVLLFPVAVQGERAVPSICQAIEEMNARGDADVLIVGRGGGSIEELWAFNEEAVARSIYRSRIPIISAVGHETDVTIADFVADVRAATPTAAAELAVPHIEELRERVMGLTGRLGSALRGEVRQMRVRLEKVQRSYVLRQPARQLIQHEQRLDRLCERLTNAMVRTAERRRAKLDRVQERLAAYSPAVAVRRNQDGVAMLSARLVRAMQTCLHTREQQLDRSLAKLDALSPLKVMRRGYSLVFREDEKDAKLVTTVDGVQTGDALTVRLADGSLSCRVEGTEKRENT from the coding sequence GTGAACGAGAGCCGGGAGATTTTTTCAGTCAAGCAGCTTACACGCTATATTAAAGACCGGATTGAATTCGATGATGTATTGCAGAATGTTTGGGTGCAGGGTGAACTGTCTAACTTTGTGCACCATTCGCGCGGGCATATGTATTTCACGGTCAAAGATGAAGAAAGCAAAATCAAGGGCGTGATGTTTGCCGGACATAACCGGTATCTCAAATTCCTTCCGAAAAACGGAACCCGGGTGCTACTCCGCGGTTCCGTCTCTGTGTATGAACGGGACGGACAGTATCAGCTGTATGTGAAAGAAATGCAGCCAGACGGGATCGGCAGTTTGTACCTGGCATATGAGCAGCTTAAAGAGCGGCTTATGAAAGAAGGATTGTTTGATTCCGTGCATAAACGTCCGCTTCCCGCTTATCCGCACACAGTCGGAGTGATCACCTCTCCGACCGGTGCGGCAGTACGTGATATTATCACGACGATTCAGCGCAGGTATCCGCTTGCCCGCGTGCTGTTATTTCCGGTGGCTGTCCAGGGGGAGCGGGCAGTGCCATCGATTTGTCAGGCTATAGAGGAAATGAACGCACGCGGGGATGCAGATGTGTTAATTGTCGGTCGCGGTGGCGGCTCGATTGAAGAATTGTGGGCGTTTAATGAGGAAGCAGTAGCGCGTAGTATTTATCGCTCGCGCATCCCGATTATTTCTGCTGTTGGACATGAAACGGATGTAACGATTGCAGACTTTGTAGCGGATGTGCGGGCTGCCACACCGACAGCGGCGGCTGAACTGGCAGTCCCTCATATCGAGGAGCTGCGCGAGCGAGTGATGGGGCTGACCGGGCGATTAGGGAGTGCGCTGCGTGGGGAAGTGCGGCAGATGCGCGTCCGGCTTGAAAAAGTACAGCGTTCATACGTGTTGCGTCAGCCGGCCCGCCAGCTCATACAGCATGAGCAGCGGCTTGATCGGCTATGTGAACGGCTTACGAATGCGATGGTTCGCACAGCAGAACGCCGAAGAGCCAAGCTTGATCGCGTGCAGGAGCGACTTGCGGCATACAGTCCTGCTGTTGCTGTGCGTCGAAATCAGGATGGGGTGGCGATGCTATCCGCCCGCCTTGTTCGGGCGATGCAGACCTGCTTACATACAAGAGAGCAGCAGCTTGACCGTAGTCTTGCCAAACTTGATGCGCTCAGTCCGCTTAAAGTTATGCGGCGCGGCTATTCGCTTGTTTTCCGAGAGGACGAGAAAGATGCGAAGCTGGTGACAACGGTTGATGGCGTACAGACAGGCGATGCGCTGACGGTTCGGCTTGCAGATGGGTCGTTATCGTGTCGCGTAGAAGGAACGGAAAAGAGGGAGAACACATGA
- the xseB gene encoding exodeoxyribonuclease VII small subunit produces MSKRKQAEVPFEEAMQKLEEVVGQLEAGDVPLETAIALFQEGMDLSKLCSRKLSDVEQKIEMLLEQEGETTVVPFVLEGEDK; encoded by the coding sequence ATGAGCAAACGGAAGCAGGCGGAAGTGCCTTTTGAAGAAGCGATGCAAAAACTAGAAGAAGTTGTGGGACAGCTCGAAGCGGGAGATGTACCGCTTGAGACAGCGATTGCCTTGTTCCAGGAAGGAATGGATCTCTCGAAGCTGTGCAGTCGGAAACTATCCGATGTTGAACAAAAAATCGAGATGCTGCTTGAGCAGGAAGGCGAAACGACTGTCGTTCCGTTCGTACTGGAGGGGGAAGACAAGTGA
- a CDS encoding polyprenyl synthetase family protein, which translates to MSAADFELYMQERAELVGARLIEEITNDAIPATLQESMLYSLAAGGKRLRPILLLAVLEAFGKSQALGMPAACAIEMIHTYSLIHDDLPGMDNDDLRRGRPTNHKVYGEATAILAGDALLTHAFETVCRTMEVGVSAACVVQIIQELSVFAGARGMVGGQCADMEGENRSLALEELQYIHRHKTGDLLVFCVRAGALLGGASSEQLAALTTYAERIGLAFQIQDDILDVVGDEAKIGKPVGSDEERHKSTYPGLLGLDESRRLLAGAIAEAHEALAAAELPNDTMLRALADFIMNRDH; encoded by the coding sequence GTGAGTGCAGCCGATTTTGAATTATACATGCAAGAACGTGCTGAACTCGTAGGAGCTCGGCTTATCGAAGAGATTACGAATGATGCCATTCCGGCTACGCTGCAAGAGTCGATGCTGTATTCACTGGCTGCAGGTGGCAAGCGACTGCGTCCCATTCTTTTATTAGCGGTGCTAGAAGCATTCGGCAAATCGCAGGCGTTAGGAATGCCTGCTGCCTGCGCGATCGAGATGATTCATACGTATTCGCTTATTCATGATGATTTACCAGGGATGGATAATGATGATTTGCGCCGGGGACGTCCGACGAATCATAAAGTGTACGGGGAAGCGACAGCCATTCTTGCAGGTGATGCACTGCTTACGCATGCGTTTGAAACCGTGTGCCGAACAATGGAAGTAGGCGTGTCGGCTGCGTGTGTTGTCCAAATTATACAGGAATTATCTGTATTTGCAGGTGCGAGAGGCATGGTTGGCGGTCAATGCGCCGATATGGAAGGAGAAAATCGGTCGCTAGCACTAGAGGAGCTTCAGTACATTCATCGTCATAAAACTGGCGATCTCCTCGTGTTCTGTGTACGAGCGGGTGCTTTGCTTGGAGGAGCTTCTAGCGAGCAACTTGCTGCGCTAACAACATATGCGGAGCGAATTGGCCTGGCGTTTCAAATTCAGGATGATATTCTGGATGTGGTGGGGGATGAGGCGAAGATTGGCAAGCCGGTCGGAAGCGATGAGGAACGACACAAGTCTACGTATCCGGGTCTGCTCGGTCTTGATGAGTCTCGCCGCCTACTTGCGGGTGCGATTGCAGAAGCCCATGAAGCACTTGCGGCAGCCGAACTGCCGAATGATACAATGCTGCGTGCCCTTGCTGATTTCATTATGAATCGAGATCATTAA